The Sorangiineae bacterium MSr11954 DNA segment TCGGCGATGTTGGCGAGGACGTGCTGCCGATCGCGCGCGTCTTCGCAGCGGTAGGTGGGCACATTGGGCAGGATGGCCTGCTCGCCCAGGTAGTACTCGATCATGCGCGGCACATAGGTGTAGATGACTTTGTCGTCGGCCACGCCGGTGCCGGGGGCGTTGGCCAGGGCCACCTTGCCGCTTCGGAAGACGTCCATGAGCCCGCGCACGCCCAGCATCGAGTCCGCGCGGAACGTGTTGGGATCGAGGAAGGTGTCGTCGATGCGGCGGTAAATCACGTCGACCCGCTGAAAGCCTTTGGTCGTGCGCATGTGCACGCGACCATCGAATACGACCAAGTCGCGGCCTTCGACCAGCTCCACGCCCATTTGCTGCGCGAGGAAGGAGTGCTCGAAGTACGCGGAGTTGTACACACCAGGGGTGAGGACCACCACCGTGGGGGAGGCCACGTGGCTCAAATGCTGGAGCGTCTCCAGGAGCTTTCCGGGGTAGACGTCGACCGGACGGACCCGCGATTGATTGAACACCTGCGGGAAGGTCCGCTTCATCACCTGGCGGTTCTCGAGCACGTACGAGACGCCGGAGGGACAGCGCAGATTGTCTTCCAGCACGTAAAATTGCCCGTCGCGGTCGCGCACCAGATCGGTCCCCACCACGTGGCAATAGATCCCGCGCGGCGGCTTGACGTCGCGGCACGCGGGGAGGAACCCGGCCGCCGACGCGACCAGCGATTGCGGCACCACGCCTTCCTTTACAATCTTCTGCGGACCATAAATGTCGGTGAGAAAAAGGTTCAGCGCGATCACGCGCTGTTTGAGCCCTCGTTCAATCGTGGTCCATGTGGACGCCGGCATGACCCGGGGAATGATGTCGAACGGAAAAATCTTCTCCGTACCGGCATCGCTTCCGTACACATTGAAGGTAATGCCGCGCGTCAAAAGCGCCCGTTCGGCCGCTACCTGACGCGCCCGCAATTCCTCCGCCGAGAGCGACTCCAGCTTCCGGGCGAGCACCGCGGTTTCGGGCCTGGGCCGGTCCCCCGCCTCGAACATTTCATCGTAAAAGTCGCCCGCATCATAGTTGTCGAAGCGCACTCGATACCGGAGCATACTCCGGTTTTATTTCGGGGAGGTTTCCTCGCGCGGGCGGTTCGAGCGAAACCGTATCGTTCATGAGATAACGGGTCACGAGATCGCACGTGGCGTCGATGCGGCGTGACAGCTCTGCTTTATCTTTGTGATGGACCATGCGATCGGTGAGCGATTGTACGGCAACGACCACGACGTAGGCGGCCGCGTCGAGGTCACGGATGCGGATCTCGTCCTTTCGCTGCTCCAGGTAGGTGCGCACCACCGGGATGGTGCGCACCTCGATGTCGCTCAAAATCTCGCCCAGCTTCCCGATGCGCGGGATCTGCTCGACCAGAATCTGGTGCACCACGGGATCGATGACGTGGGCCTCCACCACGGCTTGGATGACCTCGCGGACCGCGGTCGGAATGTCCTGGGCGTTGGCGCGCGCGATCCGGTCGAAGGTCACGTTCATCAGGCGCTGGTGGTAGCGATCGACCAGGGCCACCAAGAGCGCCTCCTTGTTCGGAAAGTATTGGTAGAGCGAGCCGACGCTGACCCCCGCCGCCGCGGCCACCCGATTGGTGCTGGCGCGGTCGTAACCGACCTTGGTCAAAACGCGAACAGTCGCCTCCAAGATGGCGTCGACGGTGGCCTGCGAACGAGCTTGAGATGGCTTTTTTCTCGGTTCAACGGCGGGTCGCTTGGGCACGGGTAGCCCCCTTCGGGATGCGAGTAGAAAATGTGAGTGTGCGCTCACATATTCGTATCATGATGAATCCGATCGCCGCCGTCAAAGGGCTCCACGCATTCGTGAGCGTGGTCCGGAACACCAAACGCCTGGAGCCCGTCTTTGCCTTGGCGGACTCGCTCGAAAACGACAAATTCCTCGTGCCCGTCATCGAGGACTTGAAGCGCACCGAGGAGGGCGCCACCGCGCTCGCGACCTTGCGGCGCTTGCCCCCTTGGGATCTCCCGGCCCTCGCATCCTATCCGGAAGGGAGCCTGGGCAAGAGCTTCTACGATCATTTGCGCACCG contains these protein-coding regions:
- a CDS encoding circularly permuted type 2 ATP-grasp protein; the encoded protein is MLRYRVRFDNYDAGDFYDEMFEAGDRPRPETAVLARKLESLSAEELRARQVAAERALLTRGITFNVYGSDAGTEKIFPFDIIPRVMPASTWTTIERGLKQRVIALNLFLTDIYGPQKIVKEGVVPQSLVASAAGFLPACRDVKPPRGIYCHVVGTDLVRDRDGQFYVLEDNLRCPSGVSYVLENRQVMKRTFPQVFNQSRVRPVDVYPGKLLETLQHLSHVASPTVVVLTPGVYNSAYFEHSFLAQQMGVELVEGRDLVVFDGRVHMRTTKGFQRVDVIYRRIDDTFLDPNTFRADSMLGVRGLMDVFRSGKVALANAPGTGVADDKVIYTYVPRMIEYYLGEQAILPNVPTYRCEDARDRQHVLANIADFVVKAANESGGYGMLIGPQASAAEREEFKLRIQKNPREYIAQPMLGLSRVPTIVDERIEGRHVDLRPYVLYGEDIFVLPGGLTRVALRKGSCVVNSSQGGGSKDTWVIAEDGGPTQTQSQSQSGSQTEANGKD
- a CDS encoding TetR/AcrR family transcriptional regulator; the protein is MPKRPAVEPRKKPSQARSQATVDAILEATVRVLTKVGYDRASTNRVAAAAGVSVGSLYQYFPNKEALLVALVDRYHQRLMNVTFDRIARANAQDIPTAVREVIQAVVEAHVIDPVVHQILVEQIPRIGKLGEILSDIEVRTIPVVRTYLEQRKDEIRIRDLDAAAYVVVVAVQSLTDRMVHHKDKAELSRRIDATCDLVTRYLMNDTVSLEPPARGNLPEIKPEYAPVSSALRQL